In one Cyprinus carpio isolate SPL01 chromosome B2, ASM1834038v1, whole genome shotgun sequence genomic region, the following are encoded:
- the LOC109108618 gene encoding helicase with zinc finger domain 2-like isoform X2, translating to MFKRGVQMALVNCMPAKASVSVDNRNHVYEALVLKKAAGEGHISLHLSAQCVSELQLRKETRCKMEVQFQLDRLSFCQIHQAIDHLPDLHNVLPDFSNSCVPVYITKQTELNNKQQIALNFILGKCEVNKVASPLLIYGPFGTGKTLCLASAAKQLALRSKNKVLICTYTNSSADLYVRDHFHPYITNGHPNLKILRIKANKGGASIKATDDITQKYCLCSLDRQSFIRPARSDLESHHIIITTTSMARHFRELKLPEGFFSHILIDEASQMLEGEALMALGLAGKHTRVVLAGDHMQMAPKLFSVTDDKRSEHTLLYRLFRYYQDESSNIAKKSRVIFNENYRSTSEIVDFVSTYFYVSDGIKAKGEIPPHPRLHPLIFHHVRGECHLNSTSMSWFNLAEVNNVINIMRGLLTDWPVEWGHKEPKQICVLSEGQQLDVIKNHLRQKGVHGVSVQNLANIQGKQFRVIIITTVQTRDRLLQSESSRPEFFDDIRALNTALTRAQSLVIVVGDAGALCCFGKCSKIWRSYIEHCISKGSINPDNFTKDILQQEVLEISKFQKTEKIEMSDMSDIPLQAETDAILKEMDDYDSDVQDSDDSNELKRPLFSSSEKENLLELVRKQPAIYKHGELVMKEPQSGYVVPYDNPSEHINIKGRKNIGMSFPGDEVVVETGRDDEGSLTGKVLGFTNRQPTSSEFVCFLENESYHKRMQNTDKNLLPKMMIPLNHNTTKICVLVRKDARNFIPVWKYANGDWTVTRRFRLDEQTKPNYVFVVQILGWKAHFSFPLGRVTDIRPIGTSLEEGLDILKSEFRLMSPPLMQKDAFTEMKTDDKERRDFRHLQTFTVDPPTARDLDDAISVNNLGSCYEIGVHVADVASFVSKDSSLDRYAKEMGATFYDPGKEPTFMFPKHLATSFWSLLPGKDRKAISLIVEVEKQSGIITKRTFDLSNVKSKKKLTYKQTEDIISQCDGELRFDTLEDCVRVAYHFARSQRKARLKEDWNYAQLDKHRKPGEREGNLMVEELNIMFNHEVSKFLTEHTDTTFCTPLRCQAPPMADQLEMISNQHMEIIPLSSHLTFHIDRNRVDLKNSVTFTVYSPGSRDVHPNNNPNPDGNFSHLRDAISVSDSEYHFEIGVHKADFFSYVSGDNIQNLGAQSDMWSLMAGKNRRAISLILKVEKTKGKLVEQNMVLSCIKSSRELSYSETDSIINQSGENEMKSDSLEGSILVAYHFALDHKKKRLSGHVDSSSSVDLRSSEDSKCRLMMEELKLMFKSACDQLIDPETPFPNTFSCPVTASPDLVRRLKRDNEELGSLHVLEERLDSYPWQNYGSFIILTSVWQKIKSAASTSDFYRMADLISTDEIHPHLVPVTVQLKATFKKAFFIRSLSCKNAFLGHYSLHLDSYTHASSPIRRYIDVVLQRLMHSVLCKHPVEYSQTDIDLLCDKCKRGEVRAREYENKAESLLLAISLQKQSTYKVAFVTVVKPDSENFKLSFPFDKGTFPDRLPVKYRNLQLKDQPIFNNKQKQVTLTWKKRIYSLSMTQTPLQNLRSCSEIQLSTWHAIVEAVRDEEWEEAKSLVLATDVRDHSEINEVHDTSRLDPDRTFMSEEDHYTDFTLYLKAGDTVQVQLTSERERGYWATTVQLFSVRSSFEICVEHTDNPIRCFSKLANHPSKSHYKDVEEYVQIWKPLCEMESAATAVDDSDCVVIENVLITWILSFDDSRLSGTFSLPVEYVKKWAIEFDLAKCLICIRKRVLKQNHADQSELDPEYFTWVAHGLTTQCLDPPDISENKSKIIHFSIKYPSMKILKFKRNDTFTVEVIPKLIPDIRKESAVNNLPAANELVKSIALRHRILKKSSEQAVYLYVLMREEPPAGLPLLNESQFKALEQALNGKFTVIQGPPGTGKTVVGAYIVYWFSQLNSKNPWKLKELKDKKREVILYCGPSNKSVDVVAEYLLKFGNKLKQLRVYSRQMEMQEYPYPGSNLQLSHKSLRQEKSKPELRDITLHHRIRMSHNPHSQAITDFDKRIAHKPHSLTDADIEEYKKLLNSARLYELESHDVILCTCTAAASPNLTKTLSARQILIDECAMATEPQTLVPLVSFKPEKVVLLGDHKQLRPIVKNEHVRRLGMTRSLFERYMDRALLLDTQYRMHEEICRFPSEAYYLGRLRTKVDERTSVLHIQTERSRQSKHILFGDIRGDEISLVVSTARGNENSKANFAEVKKAVEICAQLVSVGHVRQEDIAILSPYNAQVAQIRDRLKSTDPQMDRITVTTITKSQGSEWQYVILSMVRSCPSNEIEPYPPREWLSKHIGFVGDENQINVGITRAQDGLCILGNQEVLNCSTAWKKLLKHYSGQGCVVSVDQITVHNVR from the exons ATGTTTAAACGAGGGGTGCAGATGGCTTTGGTGAATTGCATGCCAGCAAAGGCCAGTGTGTCAGTAGATAACAGAAACCATGTGTATGAGGCATTGGTGCTCAAAAAGGCTGCTGGCGAGGGTCACATCAGTCTTCATCTGTCTGCACAGTGTGTGTCTGAGCTACAGCTTAGGAAAGAAACCAGGTGTAAAATGGAGGTACAGTTTCAGTTGGATAGACTGTCATTCTGTCAGATACACCAGGCTATTGACCACCTACCAGACTTGCACAATGTTCTGCCTGACTTCAGTAACAGTTGTGTCCCTGTGTACATAACCAAACAGACAGAATTGAATAACAAGCAACAAATCGCCCTAAACTTCATCCTTGGCAAGTGTGAGGTCAACAAAGTGGCTTCTCCCTTGCTTATATATGGGCCATTTGGCACCGGGAAGACGCTTTGTCTCGCCTCAGCAGCCAAACAGCTGGCCCTTCGTTCTAAAAACAAAGTGCTCATCTGTACATATACTAACAG TTCTGCAGACTTGTATGTCAGAGACCACTTCCATCCATACATTACAAATGGACACCCAAACCTCAAAATACTCAGGATAAAGGCAAACAAAGGTGGGGCTTCCATCAAGGCAACTGATGACATCACTCAGAAATACTGTCTTTGCTCTCTGGATAGACAGTCCTTCATTCGCCCAGCACGGTCTGATCTAGAGTCACACCATATCATTATAACCACCACATCAATGGCACGGCATTTCCGCGAGCTGAAGCTTCCTGAAGGTTTCTTCAGTCATATCCTGATTGATGAGGCATCTCAGATGCTGGAGGGTGAAGCACTCATGGCGCTGGGCTTAGCAGGCAAACACACTCGAGTGGTTTTAGCAGGAGACCACATGCAGATGGCTCCAAAACTTTTCTCTGTAACCGATGACAAACGATCAGAACACACACTGCTGTATCGTCTCTTCCGCTACTACCAGGATGAGAGCAGCAACATTGCCAAGAAAAGCAGAGTCATCTTTAATGAGAACTACCGTTCCACTTCAGAAATAGTGGACTTTGTATCCACTTACTTCTATGTAAGTGATGGGATCAAGGCCAAAGGAGAGATCCCTCCCCACCCAAGGCTACACCCCCTGATCTTTCACCATGTCAGAGGAGAATGCCATCTGAACTCCACCTCCATGTCCTGGTTCAATCTTGCTGAGGTCAATAATGTGATCAACATTATGAGAGGACTTCTGACTGACTGGCCAGTGGAATGGGGTCATAAAGAGCCAAAGCAAATCTGTGTTCTTAGTGAAGGCCAACAG CTTGATGTCATCAAAAATCATCTCCGCCAGAAAGGAGTTCATGGAGTGTCTGTTCAAAATTTAGCAAACATTCAAG GGAAACAGTTCAGGGTCATCATCATAACAACAGTTCAGACCAGAGACAGACTTCTTCAATCAGAGTCAAGCCGCCCAGAGTTTTTTGATGACATTCGTGCATTGAACACTGCCTTGACCAGAGCCCAATCACTGGTGATTGTAGTTGGAGATGCAGGTGCTCTTTGTTGTTTTGGAAAGTGCTCAAAAATCTGGAGGTCCTACATAGAACATTGCATCAGCAAGGGCAGCATTAACCCAGATAACTTTACCAAAGACATCCTACAACAGGAAGTATTGGAAATTTCAAAATTTCAGAAGACAGAAAAGATAGAAATGTCTGATATGAGTGATATACCTCTCCAGGCTGAAACTGATGCTATATTGAAAGAGATGGATGACTATGATTCTGATGTACAGGACTCAGATGACTCGAATGAATTAAAGAGGCCTTTATTCTCTTCTTCTGAAAAAGAAAACCTCTTGGAGCTGGTCAGGAAACAACCTGCTATTTACAAGCATGGAGAATTGGTGATGAAGGAACCTCAGTCAGGTTATGTAGTACCCTATGATAATCCATCTGAACACATTAATATTAAAGGAAGGAAAAACATTGGCATGTCTTTCCCTGGGGATGAAGTTGTGGTTGAGACTGGACGAGATGATGAAGGCTCTCTTACTGGGAAAGTTTTAGGTTTCACAAACAGACAACCAACATCCTctgaatttgtgtgttttttagagAATGAAAGTTACCACAAACGAATGCAGAACACTGACAAAAACTTGTTGCCAAAAATGATGATACCTCTAAACCACAACACCACCAAAATATGTGTCTTGGTAAGGAAAGACGCTCGCAATTTTATTCCAGTATGGAAATATGCCAATGGTGATTGGACAGTAACAAGACGTTTTCGTCTTGatgaacaaacaaaaccaaactatgtttttgttgttcagaTTTTGGGCTGGAAAGCACACTTTTCCTTTCCACTTGGCAGAGTTACAGATATTCGACCGATTGGGACATCTTTAGAAGAAGGActtgatattttaaaatcagaGTTCAGACTAATGTCTCCTCCTCTGATGCAAAAGGATGCATTTACAGAGATGAAAACTGATGACAAGGAAAGAAGAGATTTTAGACATTTGCAAACCTTCACTGTTGATCCACCCACAGCTAGAGACTTAGATGATGCCATTAGTGTGAACAATCTGGGAAGCTGCTATGAAATAGGGGTTCATGTTGCAGATGTGGCTAGTTTCGTGTCTAAGGACAGTTCCCTTGATAGATATGCAAAAGAGATGGGAGCAACTTTTTATGATCCTGGAAAAGAACCAACATTCATGTTCCCTAAACATCTTGCCACCTCCTTTTGGAGTCTTCTCCCAGGTAAAGATCGTAAAGCCATTTCATTAATTGTCGAAGTGGAAAAGCAATCAGGCATTATCACAAAAAGAACCTTTGACCTCTCTAATGTCAAATCTAAAAAGAAGCTGACCTACAAGCAGACTGAGGATATAATAAGCCAGTGTGACGGTGAGCTTAGATTTGATACTTTGGAGGACTGTGTCAGGGTGGCTTACCATTTTGCCAGAAGCCAACGCAAAGCACGACTTAAAGAAGACTGGAACTATGCCCAACTTGATAAACACCGGAAACCGGGGGAGAGAGAAGGAAATTTAATGGTTGAAGAGTTAAACATAATGTTTAACCATGAAGTGTCAAAATTTCTGACAGAACACACAGACACTACATTCTGCACTCCTCTGAGGTGTCAGGCTCCTCCTATGGCAGATCAGTTAGAGATGATCAGTAATCAACATATGGAAATCATTCCTTTATCCTCACACCTGACATTTCACATTGACAGAAATCGAGTGGACCTGAAAAACTCAGTCACCTTCACTGTGTATTCTCCAGGGTCTAGAGATGTTCACCCTAACAATAATCCCAACCCTGATGGTAACTTTAGCCACTTACGAGATGCCATCTCTGTCAGTGACTCTGAATATCATTTTGAAATTGGAGTTCATAAAGCAGATTTTTTTAGCTATGTGTCTGGGGACAATATTCAGAACTTGGGTGCACAGTCAGACATGTGGAGTTTGATGGCAGGCAAAAATCGCCGTGCAATCTCTTTAATTCTGAAAGTGGAAAAGACAAAAGGCAAACTAGTGGAGCAAAACATGGTGCTTTCCTGCATAAAGTCAAGTAGGGAATTGTCCTACAGTGAGACTGACAGCATCATTAACCAGTCAGGTGAAAATGAGATGAAGTCTGATTCTCTAGAAGGCTCTATCCTTGTGGCTTATCATTTTGCACTTGATCACAAGAAAAAGAGACTCTCTGGACATGTGGATAGTTCCAGTTCTGTTGATCTCAGATCATCTGAAGACAGCAAGTGCAGGTTAATGATGGAGGAGCTGAAGCTGATGTTTAAAAGCGCTTGTGATCAGTTGATTGATCCAGAAACCCCATTTCCAAACACATTTAGCTGTCCAGTGACAGCTTCACCTGATTTGGTGAGGAGACTAAAGAGAGACAATGAGGAGCTTGGGTCCCTCCATGTACTGGAGGAACGTCTGGATTCATATCCTTGGCAGAACTATGGCAGTTTCATCATTCTGACATCTGTGTGGCAAAAGATCAAATCAGCAGCTTCGACATCTGACTTTTACAGAATGGCTGATCTAATTTCTACAGATGAGATTCATCCACATTTAGTTCCAGTGACTGTTCAGTTAAAGGCCACTTTCAAAAAAGCTTTCTTCATTCGTTCTCTCtcctgcaaaaatgcttttcttggGCACTATTCATTACATCTGGATTCATATACACATGCATCCTCACCCATTCGCCGGTACATAGATGTGGTTCTTCAGAGGCTCATGCATTCAGTTCTGTGCAAACATCCTGTTGAGTACTCTCAGACAGACATTGATCTCTTATGTGACAAGTGTAAAAGAGGTGAAGTGAGGGCACGAGAGTATGAAAACAAAGCAGAGTCACTTCTTCTCGCGATCAGTCTACAAAAACAAAGCACATACAAAGTGGCTTTTGTCACCGTTGTTAAACCTGACAGTGAAAATTTCAAATTATCATTTCCGTTTGACAAAGGAACTTTCCCAGACAGGCTTCCTGTTAAGTACAGAAATTTACAGCTTAAGGATCAAccaatatttaacaataaacaaaaacaggtgACACTGACTTGGAAAAAACGGATATACTCACTAAGCATGACCCAGACCCCACTGCAGAACTTGAGATCCTGTTCAGAGATACAGCTAAGCACCTGGCACGCCATTGTTGAGGCAGTACGAGACGAAGAGTGGGAAGAGGCGAAATCCCTTGTATTAGCAACAGATGTGAGAGATCACAGTGAGATCAATGAAGTGCATGATACATCTCGATTGGATCCTGATCGCACTTTTATGTCTGAAGAGGATCATTACACTGACTTCACACTCTATTTGAAAGCTGGAGACACTGTGCAGGTCCAGCTGACCTCAGAAAGGGAAAGGGGCTACTGGGCGACAACTGTACAGTTATTCAGCGTGCGTTCGAGCTTTGAGATTTGTGTGGAACACACTGACAATCCTATTAGGTGCTTTTCCAAACTTGCAAACCACCCATCCAAAAGTCACTATAAGGATGTAGAGGAATATGTGCAGATATGGAAGCCTCTCTGTGAAATGGAGTCTGCTGCTACTGCTGTAGATGACAGCGACTGTGTTGTCATAGAGAATGTGCTCATAACTTGGATACTATCCTTTGATGATTCCAGACTTTCTGGAACTTTCTCTTTGCCTGTAGAATATGTCAAGAAATGGGCAATTGAATTTGACCTGGCCAAGTGTTTGATCTGTATCCGAAAGAGAGTTCTGAAACAGAACCATGCAGATCAGTCAGAGCTGGATCCAGAATACTTTACTTGGGTGGCCCATGGTTTGACAACCCAATGTTTGGATCCTCCAGATATCAGTGAGAATAAGTCAAAAATTATTCACTTTAGCATAAAGTATCCATCCATGAAAATTCTGAAATTCAAGAGGAATGACACATTCACAGTGGAGGTGATCCCTAAACTCATTCCAGACAT ACGGAAGGAAAGTGCAGTGAATAATTTACCAGCAGCTAATGAACTTGTTAAGAGCATTGCACTAAGACACCggattctgaaaaaaa GCTCTGAACAAGCTGTATACCTGTATGTGCTCATGAGAGAGGAACCACCAGCAGGTCTGCCTCTACTGAATGAAAGCCAGTTTAAAGCTTTGGAACAAGCTCTGAACGGCAAATTCACCGTCATTCAAGGGCCTCCAG gAACAGGAAAGACAGTTGTAGGAGCGTACATAGTGTACTGGTTCTCACAGCTGAACTCGAAGAATCCTTGGAAGCTGAAGGAGCtgaaagacaaaaagagagaggtTATTCTTTACTGTGGACCCTCAAACAAGTCTGTGGATGTAGTTGCAG AATACCTCCTCAAGTTTGGAAATAAGCTGAAGCAATTACGTGTGTACAGCAGACAGATGGAGATGCAGGAGTATCCCTACCCTGGAAGCAACCTTCAGTTATCACACAAATCACTGCGCCAAGAGAAGTCTAAACCTGAGCTCAG GGACATAACACTTCATCACAGAATTAGAATGAGTCACAACCCTCATTCTCAAGCAATAACTGACTTTGATAAAAGAATTGCTCATAAACCCCATTCACTGACAGATGCAGACATAGAAGA ATATAAGAAGCTGCTAAATTCTGCACGTTTGTATGAACTGGAAAGTCATGATGTTATTCTATGCACTTGCACGGCTGCTGCCTCCCCCAACCTCACCAAGACACTCAGTGCACGACAGATCCTCATCGACGAGTGTGCCATGGCAACAGAACCCCAGACACTTGTCCCATTGGTCAGCTTTAAACCTGAGAAG GTTGTGTTGTTGGGGGATCACAAGCAGTTGCGTCCGATTGTGAAGAATGAGCATGTGCGGAGACTGGGCATGACACGCTCTCTGTTTGAACGTTACATGGATAGAGCTCTGCTGCTTGACACCCAGTACAGAATG CATGAAGAGATCTGCAGATTCCCATCAGAGGCTTACTATCTAGGTAGACTGAGAACTAAAGTTGATGAACGGACCAGTGTGCTGCACATTCAAACTGAGAGATCTAGACAAAGCAAACACATTCTATTTGGAGACATACGAGGTGACGAGATCAGTTTGGTTGTTTCAACTGCACGGGGGAATGAGAACTCGAAAGCCAACTTTGCAGAGGTTAAGAAAGCT GTTGAGATTTGTGCTCAGTTGGTATCAGTGGGCCATGTGAGGCAGGAGGACATTGCCATTCTGTCACCATACAACGCACAGGTGGCCCAGATCAGAGATAGACTGAAGTCCACTGACCCCCAGATGGATAGAATCACAGTCACCACCATTACAAAGAGCCAAG GTAGTGAGTGGCAGTATGTGATTCTGTCGATGGTTCGCTCCTGCCCCAGCAATGAGATTGAACCTTATCCTCCAAGAGAATGGCTCTCCAAACACATTGGCTTTGTGGGTGATGAAAACCAGATCAATGTGGGCATCACAAGAGCACAGGATGGGCTATGCATTCTGG GCAATCAAGAGGTACTGAACTGCAGCACAGCGTGGAAGAAACTATTGAAACATTATTCAGGTCAAGGCTGTGTGGTCTCTGTAGACCAGATTACAGTACACAATGTCCGttaa